CCAGCAGGTCGTTCTTGCCGCGGTGCTCCAGCATGTGCTCCAGCTCGTAGCTGGTGTCGAAATGGTCCTCGATGGCGCTCTTGCCGCGGCCGGTGACGATGATGATCTGGTCGAGGCCCGCGGCCAGGGCTTCCTCCACGCCGTACTGGATGATGGGTTTGTCCACCAAGGGCAGCATCTCCTTGGGCTGCGCCTTGGTGGCGGGCAGGAAACGCGTGCCCAGGCCGGCGGCGGGAAAGACGGCTTTGCGGATGCGTGGCGGCATGATAGGCGCGACGGGCGATTATAACCGCGCGGGCTGCGGCCTCACTATGGTGAATCCTCACGCAGCAGCGCCTTGCGAATCACGGGAATCGGCACACTGCCCTGCTGCATGAAGCGGTCGTGGAACTCGTGCAGGCTGAATTGCTCGCCACGGGCTTTCTTGTAGTCGTCGCGCAGCTTGAGGATCTCCAGTTTCCCCAGCGTGTAGACCAGGTAGGTAGGGTCGGAGGTGCCGCGCCGGGTCTCGCGCTCGGCGCTGACTTGCGGCTGATAGGCTTCGCGGCGGAAGAACTCAACGCCTTGCTGGTAGGTCATCTTGCCGGTGTGCATCTCGATGCCCACGACGAAACGGGCGTTGCGCAGCAAGGCATCCTGGAGCTGGGAGAGGCGTAGCTTCAGGAAGTTCGCATCCGGGTTGGCGCCGCTGCGCCCGTAGCCCTCGTCCAGCAACATCTGCTCGCTGTAGTGAGCCCAGCCTTCGACGTTGGTCCAGGCGAAGCCGAAACCCAGAGTGCTGAAATCCGTGGCCAAAAACAGCCGCAACCTGGACGGCGCCTTGTCCTGCCACAGGTACTGGGTGAAATGGCCGGGATAGGCCTCGTGAATGGAGGTCCCCACCAATCCCACGAAGCTGAAGCTGCGCATGTGGCTCTCGACCTGCTCGGGCGTGGCGGCCGGGTCGGGCAAGGCGACGTGATAGAAGGCTTCATTCACATGCTGCTCGAAAGCGCCGGAAGCATCGAGCGATGCGGAGCTGGTGGCGCGCATGAACGGCGGCGTCTCTTCGACGCGCAGGTGGCGGCCGGAGGGCACACCGATGATCTGGTGTTCGACGACGAATTGGAGCAGTGAGCCCAGGGTCTTGCGGACGGCATCCAGAAGCTGGCCGGGCGCCGGATGATCGCGTTCGATCGCGTCCAGCACCTCTTGCGGCGAGCGCGCGGGATCGATCTGGCGGGCGGTCTCGGCGAACGCGGCCTGGTTGCGGCGCAAGTCGGCGTAGGCAGTGGCCAGCAACTGGTCGAGCGGCGTATCCACCATTTCTTCGTAGAGCAGCTTCTTGCGGAACAGGTCGGCGCCGATGCGGAAGTCGCCCTTGGAGCGCGGCAGCAGGTCCTTGCGAAGGAACCGTTCGTAGTCGCGCAGCGCGGCAATGGCCTGCTGGTTCGCGTTCCGGAAGTCGGCCATGAGTTGCGGATCCTTGACGCTGGCGAATGCGGCCGGCACGTCGTTCTCAAAAAAGCTGACGATGCCGGGCAGCTGCAGCAGCGCGGTCTCGGTGTGGATGCGCGGCGGGTTCTTCAGATTGGCGCGGGCCTGCTCCAGGAGGCGCGGAATGGCGCTCAACCGGGCGGTGGCGGAACGTATCCGCTCGTCCACCGGCGCGAATTCGCGGCTCATCAGAACAAAGATGGTGTTGCTGGCGAGCGAGGAGTAGTCGTCCGGATTCGTCTGCCACATGCGCACGCCTTCCAGGCGCAAGAGGGAGGCGCGAATGAAGCTGAGGGCCAGATCGCGGTCTGTAGCTTCCAGGGCGGTCGCGGTCTTCACCTGTTCGAAACGGCGCTCGAAGCTGCGGAGTTCGCTGACCTGGGCCTGGATGCCGGCGGGCGAGAAGTCTTCGATGCGGCCGTCGTGCTCATGGATTCCGGCCACGGTCGCGGGGGTGGGATTCGAACGGAAGAAGGCGGCAATGAAGTCGTCCACCAATGCCGAGAAAGCCTGCGCGGGAGCCTTTTCTTCTCCCAGCAGCGCCTGGCGGATGACCACCAGCGGCACCGGCCCCTGGGCCAGGAAAGCGTCGTGGAAAGCGCCGATGGTGAAGCGGTCGCCTTGTCGCTGGC
This genomic stretch from Terriglobales bacterium harbors:
- a CDS encoding DUF885 domain-containing protein; its protein translation is MKTRWMLLLLFALPLTGMPTAMADGGPQPLALLDQYFTIRFQHHPTEATAAGFHEYDSQLEDYSQEGVRAEIRDLRLLLTQFEKWDPAQLQPVDAADREMAISLIRGRLLELESIRRWEKNPDSYANGISYAVFVIMSRDYAPQAERLRAVTARLRKMPAVFDAARANLKNPPRIYTEIALQQAPGIIGFFSDDVPKAFAEVRDEALLAEFRQANRKVIEALSAYEKFLREDLLPRSHGDFRIGAENFRQKLLYEEMMDTPLERLLEVGYADLRRNQQWFRETAARIDASRPPQEVLAELGKDHPAPAALLDAFRGTLAGLQEFLTSNKIVTIPSPVEPILQETPPFARALTFASMDTPGAFETKATEAYFNVTLPDKAWSAKEVEDHMSFFNRNTIIATSVHEAYPGHYLQGLWTGRAPTRFRKLLWTTAAFAGSNSEGWAHYAEQMMLDEGYGNNDPKLRLGQLQAALLRNCRFLVGLQMHTGKMTYEQGIEFFEKEGYLTHINAVRETKRGTADPTYLIYTLGKLEILKLREEYRQRQGDRFTIGAFHDAFLAQGPVPLVVIRQALLGEEKAPAQAFSALVDDFIAAFFRSNPTPATVAGIHEHDGRIEDFSPAGIQAQVSELRSFERRFEQVKTATALEATDRDLALSFIRASLLRLEGVRMWQTNPDDYSSLASNTIFVLMSREFAPVDERIRSATARLSAIPRLLEQARANLKNPPRIHTETALLQLPGIVSFFENDVPAAFASVKDPQLMADFRNANQQAIAALRDYERFLRKDLLPRSKGDFRIGADLFRKKLLYEEMVDTPLDQLLATAYADLRRNQAAFAETARQIDPARSPQEVLDAIERDHPAPGQLLDAVRKTLGSLLQFVVEHQIIGVPSGRHLRVEETPPFMRATSSASLDASGAFEQHVNEAFYHVALPDPAATPEQVESHMRSFSFVGLVGTSIHEAYPGHFTQYLWQDKAPSRLRLFLATDFSTLGFGFAWTNVEGWAHYSEQMLLDEGYGRSGANPDANFLKLRLSQLQDALLRNARFVVGIEMHTGKMTYQQGVEFFRREAYQPQVSAERETRRGTSDPTYLVYTLGKLEILKLRDDYKKARGEQFSLHEFHDRFMQQGSVPIPVIRKALLREDSP